The following is a genomic window from Candidatus Diapherotrites archaeon.
GCAGTGCACGCACGCGGTCATAATTTCAGGGAGTTTCCCTCCGCAACCCCCGCATTTCACATAATATCCTTTCCCCGGGAGCACGTCGATGATATGCGCCTCTCCGTGAACGGAACGGTTTTCCTGGATGTGGGCAAATGGGGTTATTTTGTCTGGGGCAGAAATATTATCCCCACCCTCATTCGTCACCGTAAACCCCCCATTATACCCCATGTTCAATTGCAGAGTCTCCTGAAACAATCCCACTCGGCAATTCGTTAGTTTCAATTGGCTTCCCGGCCGCAGGCCTTTTTGCAAGGCCTCGTCGGCCTGGTCATTCCAGAACGTGATGAGCGCCTCCCCCGTTTGGTCTTTGAGGCGGACGTGGATGTATTTTCCCTCTTTTCCATTCCGGGTGAATGGTTTCATCCGATCGACCATCGTGACATTTCCCTGTGTGTCCACATTGGCCATCCCGGCCTTCAATTCTCCTAGCTTGAGTAAAGTATGATCGGCCTGAAGCGAGGATATCTTCACTCGTAACTCATTAGCCACCAGGACGGTGGCGCCGTGTTCGGTTAGCAATCCATTGAATTGGGCGATTTTCTTTTCGATGCGGGCGCGGACATCTATTTCATCCATTCCTGATTGAGCGACGATCTCTCGGAGAGCGCTTTCCATATCTATGCTAGCAGTCATATCCCTTTTTCTTTACGTCTTCCTTCGTTTTAAGGGTGTCTCTGCAGGGAGCGTTCCCTAAAATGAGTCTATTTTTCGTTCGCTCCGAATGTTCATGCTTTATATTTGTAGTTGTCGTGTGTGAGTAGCCTATGTGGGAAGAGTTAGGGGAAGGGATATACGCCTCGTTCGGTTCGGAGCGAGAGACCAATGCCTACGTGTTAGTGGGCAAAGACGTCGCTCTCATCGATTCAGGGTTGGACATCAATGCCCGACAGCTCAAGGAAGGCCTGTCGTCTATCGGCCTCTCCCCCAAAGAAGTGGGGATGATCCTCCACACGCACGGGCATGCCGATAATTTCGGTCTGGACCATTTGTTTCCCCGCGCTCAAGTCTGGATGCATCCCGCCGATGCCACGTATGTCAATTCGCGCGACTCCTCTTTCGTCATGGCGGAGAGCTTGCAAGCGTATGGATTGAAATTCCCCCAAATACCGCATCATTTCATTGAGAAGCAGGTCATCGACCTGGGTAATTTTTCCATCCAGGTTCTTTTCACTCCTGGCCACACCAAAGGAAGTGTCTCCTTCATGGAAACAAACAAGAAATGGCTTTTTTGCGGGGACGCGTTGTTTTCCACCGGTTTAGGGAGGTGGGATTTAACATCAGGCAATAAGCCCCAAGTCATATCATCCGCTAGGAAAATATTGTTCTCTTCTCCCCGGATGGTTTTACCCGGCCACGGCCCCCCGCTTAAAGCCCGGGGCTCCGCCTCCATCGCCCGCCAGCTCGAACGACTCATGGTGGAGGAAGTGCCTGAGGCGTTCTACTAAAAAGTAATTTCCGGCTGGCCGTCGAGGCGTAAAGATGTCCTCCTGGGTTGCTTCATCTCGGTTTGAAAAACTCATTTTAATAGTATGCTGGTAGACTAGGTTAATTGGGGCCAGGGGGTAGGCCGTTTTATAAGCCCTTTTTGTTTAATATCGCTGGTTCGCATGGCGCTTCACACCCAGAAAGACGGCCTCCAGGCGGACGGGATAAAATCCTTCCCGCAGTCCCCCCAATCGGGAAAAGTTTACCAATCCCTCCTCTCTCATGCTAAAGAGTCTCCCGGCCACGTTTTCCTCGTCATCGATCCTCCCGATCATCAGCCCGAACAGGTGAAAGCCCTCGCCCAAGCCGCCGACCGAGCGGGCATCTCGGCCTTCGCCGTAGGGGGAAGCCTTGGGGCGCAAGGAAAACTATTGGATGAGTGCATCACGGCCATCAAATCGGTGTCCCAGAAGCCTGTTATCCTCTTCCCAGGAAATATTGCCACCATCTCCCCACAAGCGGATGCCCTTTATTTCATGGTGCTCTTCAACTCCCTTGATCCCTATTACTTGTCCGGCGCCCAGGTGGCGGCCGCCTATCCGGTGTCCCGCATGCGTTTAGAGACCATTGGCACCGCCTATTTAGTCTTCGAACCCGGCCAAGCCGTGGGATGGGTTGGTTCCGCCAAACTTCTTCCCCGCAACATCCCCTATTTGGGGGCTGTGAATGCCCTCGCCGCCCAGATGATGGGATTCCAGCTCATCATCCTCGAATCCGGGAGCGGGGCTCCTGCCTGCGTTCCCCCTGAGTGCATTGCCGCCGTGCGGAAGATGGTATACCTTCCCGTCGTCGTGGCGGGGGGCGTGCGCACCCCTGATGATGTGTATGCGTGCATCACTGCGGGCGCCGACATCGTGCACGTGGGCACGAGCATCGTGAAGGCCTCTGAAGGCAGCCTGGAGAAGGCCGAGCAGCTCATGAACGAATTGGTGATTGCGGCCAAGAAAGCGGGGAAGGAACGCTGATTATTTTCGTTTACATTGCATCGAACCGTCGCATATCATACAGGGTCAAAATGGCTGCAGTCATCTTATTTTCTGCATACTTTCGATGATACTTTGCACGCGTTAAGTGATAATGGTACAACAAAACCCGTGCCTCATCGCGAGGCACTTCCATCCGGCGGAGTGTCAATGGCAAGTCATACGCCCCCATGGGAAGTTTTCTGTCCAGGGCGTCTTGTTTGATGCGCGCCCATTTTTCCTCAATCGCGCCCGGCTTGGTGGCGATGATTCTTTCAATTTCCAATATGAGGCGCTCATATCTTTGGCGATGGGACGTCTTTTTCCCACTGGGTTTCCGTGGCCGCTTTCCCGGTCCCCCAGGCCTTGGTTGTTTTCCCCCTTTTTGAGTCATGGAGGGGGTGGTGTTCTCCCTGAATAAAAGCGTTCCCGATCAGAGGTTTTCATAATACTCTTTCAACAATAGCGCATCTTTCTCTTGCCCGGGGCATTCGGTGATGCATATTCCTCCCACCCCAAAGGCTTTCCAGCTTTCCAGCATGGCCTTCCAATTCAATGTGCTTTCAGGTGAATCGAAGGAGGTGTGGTATTTTTCTCCTTTTTCAGTGAATGTGATGCCACAAGCCTGGATGTGCATGTTTTTCAAATAGCGGGAATCGAAATTTTCTATTTTTTCCAATATGGCATCACATGCCGCGCGGGTCGTCAGACTCCCTCCACTCGTGGCGTGGGCGTGGCCGAAGTCCATGCACCACCCCATTCGCTCTTCAGCCGCGATGGCCATAACCTCTTCCAGATTTCCCCATTGACTAACCTTCCCCGCGAACTCGGGGGCGATGGTGATGGCAATTCCTTCCGCATCCAGGCGGTCGTATATCCCATGGCACGCTTCCAGAATTTTGTCCTTGATCATTTGGGTATCATCCCCATGTCTAAAAGCCGCATGCACCGCCACGCTTTCGGCCCCGCACAGCCCTCCCATTCGGCAGGCGGTGTACAACCGTTCCACGCTCGCGTCCATAATCTCTTTCTTCCGGGCGTTCAGGTTGATATAGTAGGGCGCGTGCACACTCAATCGTATTCCCGCTTTCTTCCTCGCCGTGTCAACCTCGCGGGCTTTCGCATCCTCCCGAATGTAGACGGATTGCACGAATGCCAGTTCCATGGCCTCTAATCCCAATGGGGGGATGCTTTCAACCCCCCGCACGAGTCCCTTTCCGGCGGCCGCCAGGGGTATTCCCGAGGGGCCGAACCAGAGTTTCCGTGCCATGCTGGAATGGAACCTGAATCATTCTTTATGGGTTTGGTTCGGCTTTCCCACCCATAAGATAAATAATGTTTCTCCGGCAGAAGATTCTATGCCAAGCCTTGAAGAATCACACCTTCCTTTCGAAGGGGCAATAAAGAAGCCCGATGCCCAATCCAAACTGGCCGGATTTAAGAGTATTCCATTCACGGTGGAATTCACCATTTCCCTCCGGGATGCCACCATCCGACAGATTGGATTCGAGTCGACGAGTGGGGATGGGGCGTTCAAGCGTATTCTCTCCCGCGTGAGCGGGGAATTTGTTGGGCAGACCAAAGAGGAAGCTGAATCCCTCTCCTTCGAGGATTGTTCCCAGCGTCTCTCCTTGTCCCCAGAGGAATATGAATGGGGGTTGTTCGCCTGGACCGGGATTCAGGACGCGGTGGCCAAACTCCCATCCTCTGATCCTTTTGACATGGCCGTGCGCAAGATCGCCCGTCTCAATAGTGAGTTCTCCACACCCCCTTCGAGTGCCGAGTTTGAGGACTGATCCCCAAGTGGATGGATCATCTGAAATGGATGGATCAAAAAATAAACACTATTTTTTAGTCGTCTCTTGGGGGAAGAGCGCCCGATAGGTTTCCGTAAGAGCTTCTTTGGTGGAGAGTTTGGGTTTCCACCCTGTCGCCATGGCTTTCGAGATGTCATACGCCCGGTGTTTCTTCAGTCGACGCACATGGGGGGGAATGAGCAATTGCTTTTTTCCCGTGGTCATTTGTATCAACCAAAAAATACGCGCGATTCCCATTCCCATCCAATAGGGGATGTGCCCCACCTTCTTCGTCCCTTGGATATCCGCGATGATGTCCACCACTTCTCGCAGGGTATGTCGTTCTTGCTCCGCCAAGATGAATGTTTCCCCGGCTGTTTTCTTGTTCCCGATGCAGTGAATAATAAATCCCGCCAAATCCGTCACGTGGACCATCTGCCAGGCATTCTTTCCTTTTCCCACGAGTGGAAATCCTTTTTTCACCGTTCTGAATATTTGTTTCCAATACCCATTCGGTCCCATGATGAGGGGCGGGCGGATGATAGTAATAGCCATACGATTCGCATATTCCCTAACCGCGTCTTCCCCCGCTTTCTTGCTCCGTTCATAAGCCGTTTTCGGGTGCAGGGCGCTGTGCTCATTCACTTCCTCATGCGTCTCCCCGTACACCGCGACGCTGCTGATGTGGATAAATTGTTTCACGCCGTTCGCCTGGGAGGCGCGCAGAACTTTTTGTGTTCCCTCCACATTAATCGCGAAAACTTCTTTTTCAGGCTTGCTCTCATCCACTTCCCCCGCCGTATGGATAACTATTTGGCATCCTCTCATGGCTTTCTCAACCGCTGCATAATCCAATATGTCAATTCCTTTTTCTCTGGCGCATTCCACGATCATATGTTTATTCCCTATTTTCTCCATTACCTCCTTTCCCACCATCCCCGTGCTGCCCGTCAGGAATATTTTCATTTGTTTCACCCGCTCCATCCCAAAGGGAATAGGATCATTCCCCATTCTGGCAATAGGTAGGCGATGACCATTCCCAAGAAAAGGAATGGTCCGAACCGGGGGAGGTTCCGGTACACCGGAATGGTATGAATTTCCAATTGTTTCAACCGTTTGGCTTCTGTCGGCCCGATCAATGTAGGAAATTTTCCCCCCCATTTGGTCTTTGTTTTTGTATCCAAATGCTCGATGGCCACCACCTCATCCTCCTCAATCGTTTCCACGGATAGGTGTTGGAGGAATTGCTTGGCTTTGATTTCATCCTCGAATACTTGATAAAGCAGTCCGCTTCCCAGCGCCAAGGCGAAAATGAGAATGGCGAGGAGCGGGAAAATGGGATTAATGGCCATGTAGGTTAACGCGCCCACCGTCACGAGCAAATACACCATCGTCTTCCCCCACTTTTTTTTCTTCCACTCTATCCGGGGCCGGGTCTTCCACAGTTGGCCCACGTACACAAAACCGAAAACGATGCTCGCCAGCAGGGTCGCCACCAGAAGGACTACTAGGGGAAACAGCATGCCCCCAAAAACAGGTTGCACCAGAGCAATACCGGCCAGCAATTTGATATCCCCGCCCCCTATTTTACCGGTACGATAAGCCAATTTCCCTATCAGATAGATTCCTGCCCCCAGGACTATTCCCAGCCAGTTCTGCGTGAGGAGACTAAGAATAATTCCCAACCCAATGAGGGGGTAGGTGATCCAATCATAGATGTAACCAGTCTTCCAATCCGTGTACGCCGCGAGTGCCCCGGCCAACAGGTTGGCGCCCATTTGGATGAGGGGAATGACCATTCGTTCACCGCAACTTGATCTTTTTCTTCTTCTGGAATTGCCCCAATAATTTTTGCAATCCTTTAGGGTCTTTCATGCTCTCTTCGTTTATATGCTTGAACTTGTCCACTGCTTTCTTGAGCTGGCGGTAATGCTTCAGCAGTTCCCTCACATCCCCTTCAGTATTTCCACTTCCTTTGGCGATGCGTCCGATGCGGGCGCTGGAAATTATTTCAGGGTCCCGCTTCTCCTGCATTGTCATGGAGTCCATCATCGCTTTGTAGGTGTCCAGTTTTTCTTCTCCTACTTCTAATTCTTCCTGGGGGATCTGCATCTTCAATCCCATCATTTCCGCCACTTTGGACAATGGCCCCATCTTCCGGGTGGCCGTCAGTTGCGCGTAAAACGTCTGTAAGGTAAAGGGTCCCTCCAGCGGATTTTCACCCATTCCTGCGTCGGCTTTGAGTTCATTCATTTTCTCTAATAGCCCTTTCAGATCCCCATACCCCATGACTCTTGACAAATACCTATCCGCATGGAAGGCTTCCAGATCATTGATCTTCTCCCCCACCCCAATGAAGTACACGGGGGCTTTGGTCGCCCGGCACGCGCTCAACGCCCCTCCTCCTTTAGCGCTTCCGTCCATGCGAGTGAGGATGACCCCATTCACCCCTACGGCTTCGTGGAAGGCCTTGGCCTGTTTTCGTGCCTGTTGCCCCACATCCGCTCCCAGCACCAGCCAGGTGTGTTCCGGTTTCAAAACGCGGTGAATACGCTGGATTTCCTCCACCAATGGAGCGTCCAATCCACTGCGTCCCGCGGAGTCCACGATAATGGTTTGCACCCCTTGCCCCAATAATTCCACTACCCCTTCCTGGACCACCCGGCTCGCGTCCTTCTCTTTGGGATTGGAGTAGAGGCTGGTCCCGGGTATTTTGGACTGAAGTTGTGTCAATTGGTCAATCGCCGCCGGGCGAAAGGTGTCGGCCGCGATCAATCCCACTTTGCGCCCGCGCTTGGCATAATAATGGGCTATTTTTCCAGCGCTGGTGGTTTTACCGCTGCCGAAGAGGCCCACTAATAAAATACTGGTGGGCTTTTCCGGAATGGGATTATTTTTTCCCCCCAATACGTCAATTAACCCATCATACGTGAGGGAAATCAGATGCTCTTTACGACTCATCCCTTTGGGGATATCTTCCTTCAATGCCGCCTCCTCGAGCTGGCGGCTGAGGCTCAAAACCGTTTCCACATCCACGTCCGCGGAGAGTAAAGCCCGCTGCAGTTCTTTGGTCAACTGCTTCACGCTGTCCTTGTCCACCACCCGCAAGGAGGAGAAGGAATCGAACGCTTTCCGCAAGCTTTCCCCGAGGCCCATAGTATCTCATAACCTGGGGGAGGAATGATTATAAGAATGGGTAATTTTAACGAAAAACGGCCAGTTTTATCCTGCTTAAGGTAGACCATGTAGATTGGGACGAACGTGGTGGATGAAAATATTCTTTTTTTTAGGATGGGTGTGAGCATTTTTTTCAATAGTTTTTTTGAAAAAAGGTTGATAGGTAAACGGTTGGATACCGCATTCTTACCAGGCACCATCAACCCCACATCCCTTAATGATGAATAACGCGAATCCTATGCTGCCTACAGGCAGTTAGGGTATCGCGATAATTAAGCGGGAAGTATTACCTTGTCTTAAGCCATGGGAATAATCCTATCCAAGAAAGAATCCATATCGAAGGGAATAAGATCATCGTATCCTTGCCCCACTCCGAAAAACACCACGGGTTTCTTCAGCGCGTGCATGACTGAAATAACCCCTCCCCCCTTGGTGTCAGTGTCCAGTTTCGTGAGGATAAATCCGTCCACCCCGATAGCGGTGTCGAATGTTCTGGCTTGGGTCAATATGGCCTGTCCCGTGAAGCTTTCCCCCACGTACCATTTCAAATGAGGTTGGATGACCCGCTGGATTTTTTTCAATTCTTCCAGGAGATTTTTGTTGGTGTCCTGCCTTCCCGCGCTGTCGATCAACACCACATCCGCTTTCTCCGCACGGGCGGCATTTACGGCATCATACGCTACGGCGGCCGGGTCAGCGCCATAGGTGTGCTTCACCAGGCGCACGCCTAATGCATTAGCATGGATCTGCAGTTGTTCGATGCTTCCCGCCCGAAAGGTGTCGGCGCTCGCGAGCACCACTTTTTTCCCTTGCTGTTGGAAGCGATGGGCCAGCTTAGCAATCGTAGTGGTCTTTCCCGCCCCATTCGGGCCCAATATAAGAATGATACAGGGGTGGTGAGAGGCCACGATGCTATCCACATCCACTTCCTCCACGTCAATGATCTGATGCAGGGCGGCCTTGATTTCGGTGAGAATGACCTTTGTCGGGTTTTCCCGCGTGGAAATGGTTTTGTTGGAAAGGCGAGCGTGTAATTCTTCCACCAGAGCAGTAGCGGTCTCCAGTTCCACATCCGCTTCCAGCAGGGATAATTCGAATTCCTCGAGGAAAGCTTTCACGGTTTCCTCATCCAATGTGAGCGTTCCCGTGAGCATCCCTCCCATGCGGGAAATAATGCCCACTTTGGCCGTGAGGGGGCGTTCATCCCTCCCTTTCATCTCGGGAAGGGCCTCCGATTTCAGTTTAGAGGGTTGCGCGGGTTGGTCTTCCGATTCCGCGATGCGGGTGATTTCATCGGCCTGCATTACATTGTCAGGTATGGCGTCCATTACCTTGTCGGGAACAGGACTTTCCTCCGGCATTTGAGGCAGATTCACTTCCGAATCATTCGCGTTTCCTGTTTCCATGTCTGATTCGGGTGGAGTGGGGTCAGCAGGCTTTTGGGTTTCGACGTTTCCCAGTACTTTTTGGGTGAACCCGGCGATCTTTTTTTTGAGCAGGTCGAACATGCGTTCCCATCCTTTTACAGATGAGAGGGTTACCCAGGAAAGGGGTTAAAACCCTATTTCTGGGCTTTCGTTTGGCGGGCTTGACGGATGGTCTGTAGGACCTGGTTGATTCCATTCAAATTGGTGGAAGTGGTTTGAATATCCTGGTCCACCACCTCCATCTCTTTTTCGAGCAATGCTTTTCTTTCCTCGAGTTCTTTCACCACGTCCTCCCGGGGGGCGTTCAGCACTACGTTCCCGGCGAGCATACGCTTGAATGTGTTGGGGGCTATTTTCCCTTCCACGAATACTCCGGCTCCCAGGGGCATGATGGACGTCATTTCCTTTTCATCCGATATTGCGTCCACGCTTTCGCGTACGCTCTGGTTCTCGAGGAGCATGTTTTCCGCCCCCTTGCGTCGGCGGATTAGTTCGTTCAGCTTTCGGCGTTCCGCCTGTTGGAGCTCCCGCACTTGCTGTACGCTCAGGGTGCGTTCCTCCTCGCGGGGCTTTTCATTCTTTTTTGTGGTTTCAACCATGCGTGTTCCTCCTTATCCATCAAAACCATTAAAATCCATCAAAACTTTGAAATGGTTACCTCATAATCAACCCCGGATTCAGCCCTTCGTCGATCCGGGCGAGTTCCGGGCCGCTGGTCAATTCCCCCACCATAATCCCATGTTTATTCGCCAATATGGAATTGCCAATAAATGGATCCCCATAGTTGGCAGTGGTGCGCATCCCCGGGATTTTCAGCCAATCCTCTATCTTCTGCATCTCCGCCGCCTCAGCTTTAGGATGAACCAAATAGCCTCGCTCATTTCCCACGAGGCAGGCCCCGGCCAGGTCGGATTTGGCGATGGTGGAGCGGTGCAATACTTTCCCGAAGAAGGCTTCGATGGCCACCCGGTCTTTCTCAGGGATGAGATGACTGATCAGTCCGGCGTGGCGGTTGACATGCACCAGGTTTCCCACTGCGCTGGTATCTCGCAAAACTAATGTGTCGATTCCCATGGCGCGCAGGGCATCCACTTCCTCTTCCTGCGTGCAGTTGGCAAGGGTGAATTTTTTTCCATATCCGCGAGATAATACTCCAATGAGGGGGCTGTCGGCGAGACGCGTGGGAAGGGTTTCAACTCCCAATGTTTCCGCAATACGTTTGCTCTCTTTCTGCTCCACGAATTCGGGGATTAAAGCGATTTCATCCGTGGTGCTGCAGAATATCCCCAGGTAGGGACTCCCGCGCAGGTTGATGGCTTTGATGGTCATGGCTTTTCGGCCGGCGCGGTCGTTGGAGTGGCGGGTGGGGGGTTTGATTGGTCGGCCTTACCATCTGGAACCGTTGGGGCTTTCTCATCGGTTGTCTTAGGAGCGGTTTCCCCCTTCGTGGGGGCGTCTTTTTTGGTTGTTGTTTCCGTGGAAAGCGTCACTTTCGGGGTTGGTTTTTCCTTGGCATCCTTTTTCCCTTTGGCTTCGGCTTTCTTGGCTTCTTTGGCGGCGGCCTGCTCTTTCGCCACATATTCCTGGAGGTCTTTCCCTCCCTTCAGGAAGGCATACACCATAGTTTCTTTCTTTTTTAGCACCACCTCAAGGCGGGGCACTTTCACATTCTTCCCGCGTGCCCAGATAGCATGATTAAGATCCGGGGACAATCGGATGTCTTTGGCTGGCGCCCGCGTGTGTTTGGTGATATAGTTCCGCACCGCAAAAACAACCTTGTTGGCATAACGTGTGCGGGGAATCCTAACCGCATTGTTCAATCGGATGGTGTGGTCTTCTTTCATGGGATCAGCCTCACGCGTATTTGTCCTTCTTCTTGTGCATGCGGTGGGTGTTCGTCTGGTGTTTCCCGGCGTTCCGCTTGGTGGCCTTGTATCCTTTCTTCCGGTTGTGTTCTTTCATTTTTTTCTTGAACATCTTTCCTAAATCGATGCTCCTCCAGTGCCGTTTGGCTTTGGTGTTGTAGATGCGCGCCCTCTTTTTTTGCATGGCGAAAACAGGGGCATTGGTCAAACCGGAGGTGATGCGTTGGCGCGTGACAATAATATGCTTCTTCATCTCCCGGTCTTTGTGGCTGCTCATACATTTTCCTCGTTCATTTTCTCTTGATCGTGAATTCCTTCTTGGGTGGGGTAATTTGGGCGAGTAATCGTTTCACCTGGTCTTCGTCTATTTTACTTGGAAGTTTTCCCTGCCGGGCCGCCATGATCAGTGTGTGGGCCACTTGCAGGTATTTTTCCTTGTTCACCAGTCTCACGTTGTTCAGGCGCGTTTTGGCATCGGGCGTCAGCAGCGAGGCGAGCATTTGGTCCAACTCCCCTTCCATGCGGCGTTGGTTCTCTATTTCCTCGTAGCGTTTTTGGGCCCGCGCCCGCATCATCTCGTCCTGATTTTCCATTCCCTCCTCGCTCATGTTTCCTCACTGGTCTTCTTCTTTTTGTCTTTGTATTTATCGGGATCCTCTTTCTTTCCTCGCTTGATGGCCGCGGTCACATCGCTTTCCGTCTTGGTGGCTTTGTGGAAGACGCGCTTCTTCTTGACTTTGGTCGCCAACCCCTCCATCGCTGTACGGGAGGCCTGGTTGAGGAGTTTCTGCCCTTGGGGGGAGATGACGCGTCCCCCATTAGCTCCTTTTTGGACAAGGTGCGCGGTTTCCAGCTGCTGGAGGGCTAATCGAATGATCTTCCCCCCGGCCTTGCGGTGGCGATTGGGCTTCGTGCCCCTGTTTTTTCGTCCCCCATAATAGGTGCGCAGGCTCTCCGTCCCCACAGGTCCATCCTTGAAAACCCGGTATAGCACCGAGGCGCACCTCAAATACCACCAATCCGGGTCGGCTGGGGCGCGTTGGGCCTGTTGCCCAGTCTTCACGAAGGGGGCAAAGGGGGGAGATTGGACCATATTCTGCTCTTTGAAGGCGTGGGCGAGCTGGGACAGCAGGTCATTGGCTGGAACATCGTAGACTCCCATTCTAATCCTCTCCTGGGTCATGCCTCTCGGCACATGGGTTCAACAGCCTCATCTTGGTTTTGGAAACCAAAAATAGGCGTACTATTCTCATTCCCCTGGACAAGGTTTAAAAATAAGGGGGCCGG
Proteins encoded in this region:
- a CDS encoding DUF2240 family protein, with amino-acid sequence MTASIDMESALREIVAQSGMDEIDVRARIEKKIAQFNGLLTEHGATVLVANELRVKISSLQADHTLLKLGELKAGMANVDTQGNVTMVDRMKPFTRNGKEGKYIHVRLKDQTGEALITFWNDQADEALQKGLRPGSQLKLTNCRVGLFQETLQLNMGYNGGFTVTNEGGDNISAPDKITPFAHIQENRSVHGEAHIIDVLPGKGYYVKCGGCGGKLPEIMTACVHCQSEKIDARLLLPLLLDDGSASLRGVAFEEQALQTYGKTKEEVLAALQSDEGKRELHRNLLGKRLRIRGRSKIGMGGEVELIIQDAKVIPFETNEEINKA
- a CDS encoding MBL fold metallo-hydrolase, with the translated sequence MWEELGEGIYASFGSERETNAYVLVGKDVALIDSGLDINARQLKEGLSSIGLSPKEVGMILHTHGHADNFGLDHLFPRAQVWMHPADATYVNSRDSSFVMAESLQAYGLKFPQIPHHFIEKQVIDLGNFSIQVLFTPGHTKGSVSFMETNKKWLFCGDALFSTGLGRWDLTSGNKPQVISSARKILFSSPRMVLPGHGPPLKARGSASIARQLERLMVEEVPEAFY
- a CDS encoding geranylgeranylglyceryl/heptaprenylglyceryl phosphate synthase; this encodes MALHTQKDGLQADGIKSFPQSPQSGKVYQSLLSHAKESPGHVFLVIDPPDHQPEQVKALAQAADRAGISAFAVGGSLGAQGKLLDECITAIKSVSQKPVILFPGNIATISPQADALYFMVLFNSLDPYYLSGAQVAAAYPVSRMRLETIGTAYLVFEPGQAVGWVGSAKLLPRNIPYLGAVNALAAQMMGFQLIILESGSGAPACVPPECIAAVRKMVYLPVVVAGGVRTPDDVYACITAGADIVHVGTSIVKASEGSLEKAEQLMNELVIAAKKAGKER
- a CDS encoding TIM barrel protein, which encodes MARKLWFGPSGIPLAAAGKGLVRGVESIPPLGLEAMELAFVQSVYIREDAKAREVDTARKKAGIRLSVHAPYYINLNARKKEIMDASVERLYTACRMGGLCGAESVAVHAAFRHGDDTQMIKDKILEACHGIYDRLDAEGIAITIAPEFAGKVSQWGNLEEVMAIAAEERMGWCMDFGHAHATSGGSLTTRAACDAILEKIENFDSRYLKNMHIQACGITFTEKGEKYHTSFDSPESTLNWKAMLESWKAFGVGGICITECPGQEKDALLLKEYYENL
- a CDS encoding NAD-dependent epimerase/dehydratase family protein; its protein translation is MKIFLTGSTGMVGKEVMEKIGNKHMIVECAREKGIDILDYAAVEKAMRGCQIVIHTAGEVDESKPEKEVFAINVEGTQKVLRASQANGVKQFIHISSVAVYGETHEEVNEHSALHPKTAYERSKKAGEDAVREYANRMAITIIRPPLIMGPNGYWKQIFRTVKKGFPLVGKGKNAWQMVHVTDLAGFIIHCIGNKKTAGETFILAEQERHTLREVVDIIADIQGTKKVGHIPYWMGMGIARIFWLIQMTTGKKQLLIPPHVRRLKKHRAYDISKAMATGWKPKLSTKEALTETYRALFPQETTKK
- a CDS encoding A24 family peptidase — translated: MVIPLIQMGANLLAGALAAYTDWKTGYIYDWITYPLIGLGIILSLLTQNWLGIVLGAGIYLIGKLAYRTGKIGGGDIKLLAGIALVQPVFGGMLFPLVVLLVATLLASIVFGFVYVGQLWKTRPRIEWKKKKWGKTMVYLLVTVGALTYMAINPIFPLLAILIFALALGSGLLYQVFEDEIKAKQFLQHLSVETIEEDEVVAIEHLDTKTKTKWGGKFPTLIGPTEAKRLKQLEIHTIPVYRNLPRFGPFLFLGMVIAYLLPEWGMILFPLGWSG
- a CDS encoding signal recognition particle receptor subunit alpha, which produces MGLGESLRKAFDSFSSLRVVDKDSVKQLTKELQRALLSADVDVETVLSLSRQLEEAALKEDIPKGMSRKEHLISLTYDGLIDVLGGKNNPIPEKPTSILLVGLFGSGKTTSAGKIAHYYAKRGRKVGLIAADTFRPAAIDQLTQLQSKIPGTSLYSNPKEKDASRVVQEGVVELLGQGVQTIIVDSAGRSGLDAPLVEEIQRIHRVLKPEHTWLVLGADVGQQARKQAKAFHEAVGVNGVILTRMDGSAKGGGALSACRATKAPVYFIGVGEKINDLEAFHADRYLSRVMGYGDLKGLLEKMNELKADAGMGENPLEGPFTLQTFYAQLTATRKMGPLSKVAEMMGLKMQIPQEELEVGEEKLDTYKAMMDSMTMQEKRDPEIISSARIGRIAKGSGNTEGDVRELLKHYRQLKKAVDKFKHINEESMKDPKGLQKLLGQFQKKKKIKLR
- the ftsY gene encoding signal recognition particle-docking protein FtsY, whose product is MFDLLKKKIAGFTQKVLGNVETQKPADPTPPESDMETGNANDSEVNLPQMPEESPVPDKVMDAIPDNVMQADEITRIAESEDQPAQPSKLKSEALPEMKGRDERPLTAKVGIISRMGGMLTGTLTLDEETVKAFLEEFELSLLEADVELETATALVEELHARLSNKTISTRENPTKVILTEIKAALHQIIDVEEVDVDSIVASHHPCIILILGPNGAGKTTTIAKLAHRFQQQGKKVVLASADTFRAGSIEQLQIHANALGVRLVKHTYGADPAAVAYDAVNAARAEKADVVLIDSAGRQDTNKNLLEELKKIQRVIQPHLKWYVGESFTGQAILTQARTFDTAIGVDGFILTKLDTDTKGGGVISVMHALKKPVVFFGVGQGYDDLIPFDMDSFLDRIIPMA
- a CDS encoding translation initiation factor IF-6, with amino-acid sequence MTIKAINLRGSPYLGIFCSTTDEIALIPEFVEQKESKRIAETLGVETLPTRLADSPLIGVLSRGYGKKFTLANCTQEEEVDALRAMGIDTLVLRDTSAVGNLVHVNRHAGLISHLIPEKDRVAIEAFFGKVLHRSTIAKSDLAGACLVGNERGYLVHPKAEAAEMQKIEDWLKIPGMRTTANYGDPFIGNSILANKHGIMVGELTSGPELARIDEGLNPGLIMR
- a CDS encoding DNA-binding protein, yielding MSEEGMENQDEMMRARAQKRYEEIENQRRMEGELDQMLASLLTPDAKTRLNNVRLVNKEKYLQVAHTLIMAARQGKLPSKIDEDQVKRLLAQITPPKKEFTIKRK
- a CDS encoding 30S ribosomal protein S19e gives rise to the protein MGVYDVPANDLLSQLAHAFKEQNMVQSPPFAPFVKTGQQAQRAPADPDWWYLRCASVLYRVFKDGPVGTESLRTYYGGRKNRGTKPNRHRKAGGKIIRLALQQLETAHLVQKGANGGRVISPQGQKLLNQASRTAMEGLATKVKKKRVFHKATKTESDVTAAIKRGKKEDPDKYKDKKKKTSEET